One window of the Amycolatopsis mediterranei genome contains the following:
- a CDS encoding DUF2201 family putative metallopeptidase yields the protein MSNARAEARRRERRQKAIADGWAAVRANTVLDHLARGASLGQESLTGTGSWAVVTDRGVITANRARDAEPGEWAWVFAHLLLHLGLGHLDDETLDDADAVTPHLEIDPAYAAACCVAVHRFAEAVHTGTPVVALPELPGTDELALVRAWRERGIPEPFKGLGTGGARPCLALAEPMSRWQLQYHGKPQPWTERFARGLIASATEAMERAADAHGQTRHRRAMGEWDRALAWFVSSFPLLGAVAAGFTLIVDTEVARAWDISLAAVDAEHGEIYVNPSAALTAEEWRFVLAHEMLHAALRHDRRALGRDPYLWNVACDYVINGWLVSMGVGELPHGVLHDQQLTGMSAESVYDTLTTDIRRARKLLTLGSREAGDVLGDWLTEPDAVQRRSSKRAEAKPLPWRAGDRAGGVDLDEFYRRALTQGLEYHHAQGRGLLPAGLEQEIRALDHPPLPWDAQLARWFDEHVRVELPVRSYARASRRQSASPDIPRPGRVRPERLDRRVTFGVVLDTSGSMNAELLGKALGAIASYALARDVPAARVVFCDAVAYDAGYLAVEDIAGRVKVRGRGGTVLQPGVDLLQRAPDFPADGPILIITDAACDHVRPRREHAYLVPRGARLPFVARGPVFRVA from the coding sequence ATGAGCAACGCGCGGGCGGAGGCCCGCCGCCGGGAGCGCCGGCAGAAGGCGATCGCCGACGGCTGGGCCGCGGTGCGCGCCAACACCGTCCTGGACCACCTCGCCCGGGGCGCGAGCCTCGGCCAGGAGAGCCTGACCGGCACCGGCAGCTGGGCCGTCGTCACCGATCGCGGCGTCATCACCGCGAACCGCGCCCGCGACGCCGAACCGGGCGAGTGGGCCTGGGTGTTCGCGCATCTCCTGCTGCACCTCGGCCTCGGCCACCTCGACGACGAGACCCTCGACGACGCGGACGCCGTGACGCCGCACCTCGAAATCGATCCGGCGTACGCCGCCGCGTGCTGCGTGGCCGTCCACCGGTTCGCCGAGGCCGTCCACACCGGGACGCCGGTGGTGGCGCTGCCCGAGCTGCCGGGCACCGACGAGCTCGCCCTCGTCCGCGCGTGGCGCGAGAGGGGGATCCCGGAGCCGTTCAAGGGCCTCGGCACCGGTGGTGCGCGGCCGTGCCTGGCGCTCGCGGAGCCGATGTCCCGTTGGCAGCTGCAGTACCACGGGAAGCCGCAGCCGTGGACGGAACGCTTCGCCCGCGGGCTGATCGCCTCGGCCACCGAGGCGATGGAACGCGCCGCCGACGCGCACGGCCAGACCCGGCACCGCCGGGCGATGGGGGAGTGGGATCGCGCGCTGGCGTGGTTCGTCTCGTCGTTCCCGCTGCTCGGCGCGGTGGCGGCGGGGTTCACCCTGATCGTCGACACCGAGGTGGCCCGGGCGTGGGACATCTCCCTGGCGGCGGTCGACGCCGAGCACGGCGAGATCTACGTCAACCCGAGCGCGGCGCTGACCGCGGAGGAATGGCGGTTCGTGCTGGCCCACGAGATGCTGCACGCCGCGCTGCGGCACGACCGCCGGGCGCTGGGCCGTGACCCGTACCTGTGGAACGTCGCCTGCGACTACGTGATCAACGGCTGGCTGGTCTCGATGGGCGTGGGCGAGCTGCCCCACGGTGTCCTGCACGACCAGCAGCTGACCGGGATGTCCGCGGAGTCGGTGTACGACACGCTGACGACCGACATCCGCCGTGCCCGCAAGCTGCTGACCCTCGGCTCGCGCGAGGCCGGGGACGTGCTGGGCGACTGGCTGACCGAACCGGACGCGGTGCAGCGCCGGTCGTCGAAGCGGGCCGAGGCGAAGCCGCTGCCGTGGCGCGCGGGCGACCGGGCCGGCGGCGTCGACCTCGACGAGTTCTACCGCCGCGCGCTCACCCAGGGGCTCGAGTACCACCACGCCCAGGGCCGCGGGCTGCTGCCGGCCGGGCTCGAGCAGGAGATCCGGGCGCTCGACCACCCGCCGCTGCCGTGGGACGCGCAGCTGGCCCGCTGGTTCGACGAGCACGTCCGGGTGGAGCTGCCGGTGCGCAGCTACGCGCGGGCCTCCCGTCGCCAGTCGGCGTCGCCGGACATCCCGCGGCCGGGCCGCGTCCGCCCGGAACGCCTCGATCGGCGTGTCACCTTCGGCGTGGTGCTGGACACCTCGGGGTCGATGAACGCGGAACTGCTCGGCAAGGCCCTGGGCGCGATCGCGTCGTACGCACTGGCCCGGGACGTCCCGGCGGCGCGCGTGGTGTTCTGCGACGCCGTCGCCTACGACGCCGGCTACCTCGCGGTGGAGGACATCGCGGGCCGGGTCAAGGTGCGCGGGCGCGGCGGGACGGTCCTGCAGCCCGGCGTCGACCTGCTGCAGCGCGCCCCCGACTTCCCGGCCGACGGGCCGATCCTGATCATCACCGACGCCGCGTGCGACCACGTCCGGCCGCGCCGCGAGCACGCGTACCTGGTGCCGCGGGGCGCGCGGCTGCCGTTCGTGGCCCGCGGGCCGGTGTTCCGGGTGGCGTGA
- a CDS encoding ATP-binding protein, whose amino-acid sequence MHAQLTVTPARLPELLLTTAVVRPVFLWGAPGIGKSSLVREFAASLGLDCVSLLGTQLAPEDLIGVPQIVDGRSRFCPPEQIARDEPYCLFLDELNAAGPDVQKAFYSLILDRRIGSYELPPGSVVIGAGNRATDQALARPMASALVNRLVHVHLRAAPADWLAWAAGNGIHPWVIEYLTQRPDHLWSPPPKTEEPFSTPRSWHMLSDLLHSAGDPADDETVALLAYATLTPAHAGAFRAYLKVARHAFDLEAILKGDARWPAEPGDRDLLYFLAETFRARLVKDLPADKRHASAAVRQFAFRAKSLLVELAEISLEMAQLVIADDEAGNPRLPSWFLVEAARDLPRLVAARA is encoded by the coding sequence TTGCACGCCCAGCTCACGGTCACGCCCGCCCGGCTGCCCGAGCTCCTGCTCACCACCGCCGTGGTGCGGCCGGTGTTCCTCTGGGGCGCGCCCGGGATCGGGAAGTCCTCGCTGGTGCGCGAGTTCGCGGCGTCGCTGGGGCTCGACTGCGTTTCGCTGCTGGGCACCCAGCTCGCGCCCGAAGACCTGATCGGCGTCCCGCAGATCGTCGACGGGCGCAGCCGGTTCTGCCCGCCCGAGCAGATCGCCCGCGACGAGCCGTACTGCCTGTTCCTCGACGAGCTGAACGCCGCGGGGCCTGACGTCCAGAAGGCGTTCTACTCGCTCATCCTCGACCGCCGCATCGGCTCCTACGAGCTGCCGCCGGGCTCGGTCGTGATCGGCGCCGGCAACCGCGCCACCGACCAGGCCCTGGCCCGGCCGATGGCCTCGGCCCTGGTCAACCGCCTGGTCCACGTCCACCTGCGCGCCGCGCCGGCCGACTGGCTCGCCTGGGCCGCCGGGAACGGCATCCACCCGTGGGTGATCGAGTACCTCACCCAGCGGCCGGACCATCTGTGGAGCCCGCCGCCGAAGACCGAAGAGCCGTTCTCGACGCCGCGGTCCTGGCACATGCTCTCGGACCTGCTCCACTCCGCCGGCGACCCGGCCGACGACGAGACGGTCGCCCTGCTGGCGTACGCCACCCTCACCCCGGCCCACGCCGGCGCCTTCCGCGCCTACCTCAAGGTGGCCCGGCACGCTTTCGACCTGGAAGCGATCCTCAAGGGCGACGCGCGCTGGCCGGCCGAACCGGGTGACCGCGACCTGCTCTACTTCCTCGCCGAGACCTTCCGCGCGCGGCTGGTCAAGGACCTGCCCGCGGACAAGCGGCACGCGTCGGCGGCCGTGCGCCAGTTCGCCTTCCGCGCGAAGAGCCTGCTCGTGGAGCTGGCCGAAATCTCCCTGGAGATGGCGCAGCTGGTCATCGCCGACGACGAGGCAGGCAACCCGCGGCTGCCGTCGTGGTTCCTGGTCGAGGCGGCCCGCGACCTCCCGCGGCTGGTCGCGGCGCGCGCATGA
- the rpsN gene encoding 30S ribosomal protein S14, translating to MAKTSKIAKNERRKVIAARFGGRRRALKAVVAAPGSSPEEKAAAVVALQKLPRDASPARIRNRDAADGRPRGYLRKFGLSRVKMRQAAHNGELPGVTKSSW from the coding sequence ATGGCCAAGACGTCGAAGATCGCGAAGAACGAGCGGCGGAAGGTGATCGCCGCCCGGTTCGGCGGACGCCGTCGCGCGCTCAAGGCCGTCGTTGCCGCACCCGGCTCGTCGCCCGAGGAGAAGGCGGCGGCGGTCGTCGCGCTGCAGAAACTGCCGCGCGACGCGAGCCCGGCGCGGATCCGCAACCGCGACGCCGCGGACGGCCGTCCGCGCGGCTACCTCCGGAAGTTCGGGCTGTCGCGGGTGAAGATGCGGCAGGCCGCGCACAACGGCGAGCTGCCCGGCGTCACGAAGTCGAGCTGGTGA
- the rpmG gene encoding 50S ribosomal protein L33, with product MAKSTDVRPIIKLRSTAGTGYTYVTKKNRRNDPDRMVLRKYDPVARRHVEFKEER from the coding sequence ATGGCGAAGAGCACCGACGTCCGGCCGATCATCAAGCTGCGGTCCACCGCGGGCACCGGCTACACGTACGTGACGAAGAAGAACCGCCGCAACGATCCGGACCGGATGGTCCTGCGCAAGTACGACCCCGTGGCGCGCAGGCACGTCGAGTTCAAGGAAGAGCGCTGA
- a CDS encoding type B 50S ribosomal protein L31, with protein sequence MKSGIHPDYHPVVFKDSSTGDSFLTRSTITSEKTIEWSDGRTYPLVLVDISSWSHPFWTGTQRIMDSAGQVEKFHRRYGKRGDR encoded by the coding sequence ATGAAATCCGGCATCCACCCCGACTACCACCCCGTGGTGTTCAAGGACTCGTCGACCGGCGACAGTTTCCTGACCCGCTCCACCATCACCTCCGAGAAGACGATCGAGTGGTCCGACGGCCGCACCTACCCGCTCGTCCTGGTCGACATCAGCTCGTGGTCGCACCCGTTCTGGACCGGCACCCAGCGGATCATGGACAGCGCCGGCCAGGTCGAGAAGTTCCACCGCCGCTACGGGAAGCGGGGCGACCGCTGA
- the rpmF gene encoding 50S ribosomal protein L32 — protein sequence MAVAKLKLSRSTTRSRRSRRKAAVPDLVPIKVDGEVRLVKHVHLG from the coding sequence ATGGCCGTCGCCAAGCTGAAGCTGTCCCGCAGCACCACGCGGTCCCGCCGGTCGCGACGGAAGGCGGCCGTGCCCGACCTCGTGCCGATCAAGGTGGACGGCGAGGTCCGGCTGGTGAAGCACGTCCACCTCGGTTGA
- a CDS encoding MarR family winged helix-turn-helix transcriptional regulator yields the protein MTDQELFQASADLRVALGRLVRRLRQSYVAGEPTLPERSVLSRLDREGPATPGCLADLERVKPQAMGVTLAGLVERGLVERRKDDSDGRKVLMSVTETGVKLLTDRRSQTTRQMAAVLAGKFTAAEQRALITAIPLIERLADEL from the coding sequence GTGACGGACCAGGAGCTCTTCCAGGCGAGCGCCGACCTGCGGGTCGCGCTCGGCCGGCTGGTCCGGCGGCTGCGCCAGAGCTACGTCGCCGGCGAACCGACCCTGCCCGAACGCTCGGTTCTGTCCCGGCTCGACCGCGAGGGCCCGGCCACCCCGGGCTGTCTCGCCGACCTCGAACGGGTCAAGCCGCAGGCCATGGGCGTCACCCTCGCCGGGCTGGTCGAACGCGGGCTGGTCGAGCGGCGCAAGGACGACTCCGACGGCCGCAAGGTGCTGATGTCGGTCACCGAAACCGGCGTCAAGCTGCTCACCGACCGGCGCTCGCAGACGACCCGGCAGATGGCGGCCGTGCTGGCCGGGAAGTTCACCGCGGCCGAACAGCGCGCGCTGATCACGGCCATCCCGCTGATCGAGCGGCTGGCGGACGAGCTGTGA
- a CDS encoding MFS transporter, which translates to MSYKWIALSNTTLGVLMSALDGSIVIISLPAIFRGIGLDPLAPGNIGYLLWMILGYLLVQAVLVVTLGRLGDMFGRVKMYNLGFVVFSAASIALSFDPFHAGAGALWLIGWRIVQAVGGSMLTANSAAILTDAFPARQRGMALGVNQITALAGQFLGLVVGGLLAEIDWRAVFWVSVPFGLLGTIWSIRSLREVGTPQRAKIDWGGNVTFAAGTALVLAGITYGIQPYGGAATGWGNPWVLGGIGAGVLLLLLFGVIETRIAAPMFQLTLFRIRAFAAGNIAALLTSVARGGMQFMLIIWLQGIWLPLHGYDYERTPLWAGIHLLPLTVGFLIAGPVSGYLSDRFGARPLATGGLLLVAAAFLGLLALPVDFSYPAFAALLVLSGIGQGMFAAPNTSAIMSSVPTEQRGVASGMRATFQNSGTSLSIGVFFSLMIAGLATSLPQTLTGGLQAHGVPAPVADGVAQLPPVSTLFAAFLGSNPVGHLLGPDVLSGLAPADRTALTGGEFFPRLVSGPFHHGLVVVFTAAAAMAVVAAIASASRGARQLHPLEEAKENR; encoded by the coding sequence GTGAGCTACAAGTGGATCGCGCTGTCGAACACCACGCTCGGCGTGCTGATGTCCGCGCTCGACGGCTCGATCGTCATCATCTCGCTGCCGGCGATCTTCCGCGGCATCGGGCTCGACCCGCTCGCCCCGGGCAACATCGGCTACCTGCTCTGGATGATCCTCGGCTACCTGCTGGTGCAGGCGGTGCTGGTGGTGACGCTCGGGCGGCTCGGCGACATGTTCGGCCGCGTCAAGATGTACAACCTCGGGTTCGTCGTGTTCAGCGCCGCGTCGATCGCCCTCTCGTTCGACCCGTTCCACGCCGGCGCCGGCGCGCTCTGGCTGATCGGCTGGCGGATCGTGCAGGCCGTCGGCGGGTCGATGCTGACGGCGAACTCGGCGGCCATCCTCACCGACGCCTTCCCGGCCCGGCAGCGCGGGATGGCGCTGGGCGTCAACCAGATCACCGCGCTGGCCGGGCAGTTCCTCGGCCTGGTCGTCGGCGGGCTGCTGGCCGAGATCGACTGGCGCGCGGTGTTCTGGGTGAGCGTGCCGTTCGGCCTGCTCGGCACGATCTGGTCGATCCGCAGCCTCCGCGAGGTCGGGACACCGCAGCGCGCGAAGATCGACTGGGGCGGGAACGTCACCTTCGCGGCGGGAACCGCGCTGGTCCTCGCCGGGATCACCTACGGCATCCAGCCCTACGGCGGCGCCGCCACCGGCTGGGGCAATCCCTGGGTCCTCGGCGGGATCGGCGCCGGCGTGCTGCTGCTCCTGCTGTTCGGCGTGATCGAGACGCGCATCGCCGCGCCGATGTTCCAGCTGACCCTGTTCAGGATCCGCGCGTTCGCCGCCGGCAACATCGCCGCGTTGCTGACTTCGGTCGCGCGTGGTGGCATGCAGTTCATGCTCATCATCTGGCTGCAGGGGATCTGGCTGCCCCTGCACGGCTACGACTACGAGCGGACGCCCCTGTGGGCGGGCATCCACCTGCTGCCGCTGACCGTCGGGTTCCTCATCGCCGGGCCGGTGTCCGGGTACCTGTCCGACCGGTTCGGCGCCCGGCCGCTGGCCACCGGCGGGCTGCTCCTGGTCGCCGCGGCGTTCCTCGGCCTGCTGGCCCTGCCGGTGGACTTCTCCTACCCGGCGTTCGCCGCCCTGCTCGTGCTGAGCGGCATCGGCCAGGGCATGTTCGCCGCGCCCAACACCTCGGCGATCATGAGCAGCGTGCCGACCGAGCAGCGCGGCGTCGCCTCCGGCATGCGGGCGACGTTCCAGAACTCCGGGACGTCGCTGTCGATCGGCGTGTTCTTCTCCCTGATGATCGCCGGGCTGGCCACGTCGCTGCCGCAGACGCTGACGGGCGGCCTGCAGGCCCACGGCGTCCCGGCGCCGGTCGCCGACGGCGTCGCGCAGCTCCCGCCGGTCAGCACGCTGTTCGCCGCGTTCCTCGGCAGCAACCCGGTCGGGCACCTGCTCGGCCCGGACGTCCTTTCCGGACTGGCGCCGGCCGACCGGACCGCCCTCACCGGCGGCGAATTCTTCCCGCGGCTGGTCTCCGGCCCGTTCCACCACGGCCTGGTGGTCGTGTTCACCGCGGCCGCGGCGATGGCCGTCGTCGCCGCGATCGCGTCCGCTTCACGCGGCGCACGGCAGCTCCACCCACTCGAGGAAGCGAAGGAGAACCGATGA
- a CDS encoding dienelactone hydrolase family protein: protein MTDEIIAGTVTITGHGGDELEAYLAKPTDETPRGGVVVIHHLPGYDAATKEMVRRFAVEGYNALCPNLYTREAPGADPDDAAATVRAAGGIPDDRLVGDVSGAADYLRALENANGRVGVIGHCSGGRHAFLAACSLELDAAVDCYGAFVVNDPPEAMRQMKPLLGLTPQLSCPLLGIFGAEDQFPGPDEVAVLAAELEKHGKEHEFHTYADAGHAFFAVDRPSYRPEAAKDGWERILDFYARTLTA from the coding sequence ATGACCGACGAGATCATCGCCGGCACCGTCACCATCACCGGCCACGGCGGGGACGAGCTCGAGGCCTACCTGGCCAAACCGACCGACGAGACCCCGCGCGGCGGCGTCGTGGTGATCCACCACCTGCCCGGCTACGACGCGGCGACGAAGGAGATGGTCCGCCGCTTCGCCGTCGAGGGCTACAACGCGCTCTGCCCGAACCTGTACACGCGGGAAGCGCCGGGCGCGGACCCCGACGACGCAGCCGCGACGGTCCGCGCGGCGGGCGGCATCCCGGACGACCGCCTGGTCGGCGACGTCTCGGGCGCGGCGGACTACCTGCGCGCGCTGGAGAACGCGAACGGCCGCGTCGGCGTCATCGGGCACTGTTCCGGCGGCCGCCACGCGTTCCTCGCGGCCTGTTCCCTGGAGCTCGACGCGGCGGTGGACTGCTACGGCGCGTTCGTCGTCAACGACCCGCCGGAGGCCATGAGGCAGATGAAGCCGCTGCTCGGCCTGACACCCCAGCTGTCCTGCCCGCTGCTGGGCATCTTCGGCGCCGAAGACCAGTTCCCGGGCCCGGACGAGGTGGCCGTGCTGGCGGCGGAGCTGGAAAAGCACGGCAAGGAGCACGAGTTCCATACCTACGCCGACGCCGGCCACGCGTTCTTCGCCGTCGACCGCCCGAGCTACCGTCCCGAAGCCGCGAAGGACGGCTGGGAACGCATCCTCGACTTCTACGCCCGCACGCTCACCGCCTGA
- a CDS encoding DUF6295 family protein — MCTYLTEKFALEGSGKGARGWFRLNEGTVYVDHPVHAPYAHTVNIDFRNPALGASARVAVELTEEDALALADAIHAAVKSAPAGLASRNQ; from the coding sequence ATGTGCACTTACCTGACGGAGAAGTTCGCGCTCGAAGGCAGCGGCAAGGGCGCCCGCGGCTGGTTCCGCCTGAACGAAGGCACCGTGTACGTCGACCACCCGGTGCACGCGCCCTACGCGCACACGGTGAACATCGACTTCCGGAACCCGGCCCTGGGCGCGTCGGCGCGGGTGGCGGTGGAGCTCACCGAGGAGGACGCGCTGGCCCTGGCGGACGCGATCCACGCGGCCGTCAAGTCGGCTCCCGCCGGACTGGCTTCCCGGAACCAGTGA
- a CDS encoding pyridoxal phosphate-dependent decarboxylase family protein produces MNPSEDVLAALRELRAGDLPTHGGRTLAYVYDSGLSEVDFLGAAAHALASSANGLDPTAFPSLLKMENDLVLAASRLLGDVPGVVGSVTSGGTESCLLAVLAARDAHPEIASPSVVLPTTAHAAFHKAAHLFGLRRIDVPVDPVTFRADPAAMAAAIDDSTVLVVASAPSYAHGVLDPVPEIAAAAAARGVRLHVDACIGGWVLPYFARLGADVPPFDFRVPGVTSISVDLHKYAYCPKGTSVLLHASAELRRTHYFASAAWPGYTMLNTTIQSTRSGGPLAAAWAVVNHLGSDGYLKLAAAAREATARIRSGIAGLPGLRILGDPVSTLIAFTGDDGFDLFTVADEMKARGWYVQPQFAFESSPVNLHLTVTAANHGSEKEFLTDLAASVDAARAAGPVVVDAAVAEFVAELDPATLTSEQFAGLLAAAGLGGAAGLPDRMAPINALLATAPAPLRERLLLEFLGALYTP; encoded by the coding sequence GTGAACCCGTCTGAGGACGTGCTCGCGGCGCTGCGGGAGCTGCGCGCGGGCGACCTGCCGACGCACGGCGGCCGGACCCTGGCCTACGTCTACGACAGCGGGCTGTCCGAAGTGGACTTCCTCGGCGCGGCGGCGCACGCGCTCGCGTCGTCGGCCAACGGCCTGGATCCGACGGCGTTCCCGAGCCTGCTGAAGATGGAGAACGACCTCGTGCTGGCGGCGTCCCGGTTGCTGGGTGACGTCCCGGGCGTGGTCGGTTCGGTGACCTCCGGTGGCACGGAGTCGTGCCTGCTGGCGGTGCTCGCGGCGCGGGACGCCCACCCGGAGATCGCCTCGCCTTCGGTGGTTCTCCCGACCACCGCGCACGCGGCGTTCCACAAGGCGGCCCACCTGTTCGGGCTGCGGCGGATCGACGTCCCGGTCGACCCGGTGACCTTCCGCGCCGACCCGGCGGCGATGGCCGCGGCGATCGACGACTCGACGGTCCTGGTCGTGGCGAGTGCCCCGTCGTACGCCCACGGCGTGCTCGACCCGGTGCCCGAGATCGCGGCGGCGGCTGCGGCGCGGGGCGTCCGGCTGCACGTCGACGCCTGCATCGGCGGCTGGGTGCTGCCCTACTTCGCCCGCCTCGGCGCGGACGTGCCGCCGTTCGACTTCCGCGTCCCCGGCGTCACGAGCATCTCGGTGGACCTGCACAAGTACGCCTACTGTCCGAAGGGGACGTCGGTGCTGCTGCACGCCTCGGCGGAGCTGCGGCGCACACACTACTTCGCCAGCGCGGCCTGGCCGGGCTACACGATGCTGAACACGACCATCCAGAGCACGCGCTCCGGCGGCCCGCTCGCCGCCGCGTGGGCGGTGGTGAACCACCTCGGTTCCGACGGCTACCTGAAGCTGGCGGCCGCCGCCCGGGAAGCGACCGCCCGCATCCGTTCCGGCATCGCCGGACTGCCCGGCCTCCGGATCCTCGGCGACCCGGTGTCGACGCTGATCGCGTTCACCGGCGACGACGGCTTCGACCTGTTCACGGTGGCCGACGAGATGAAGGCGCGCGGCTGGTACGTCCAGCCGCAGTTCGCTTTCGAATCGTCGCCGGTCAACCTGCACCTGACGGTGACGGCGGCCAACCACGGTAGTGAGAAGGAGTTCCTGACCGACCTGGCCGCGTCGGTGGACGCGGCGCGGGCGGCGGGCCCGGTGGTCGTCGACGCCGCCGTGGCCGAGTTCGTGGCGGAACTCGACCCGGCGACGCTGACATCGGAGCAGTTCGCCGGCCTCCTCGCGGCGGCCGGCCTCGGCGGCGCGGCCGGTCTCCCGGACCGGATGGCCCCGATCAACGCCCTCCTCGCCACCGCTCCCGCGCCGCTGCGCGAACGCCTCCTCCTGGAGTTCCTGGGCGCCCTCTACACGCCCTGA
- a CDS encoding MFS transporter, whose amino-acid sequence MATLSGRTRFRYSLGSFVTGSFGTVPGLVLVKYLTDTMAVPAGWAAAIVFVPKAWDVLFNPIAGRMSDADLIKTGSRRRFLLIGGIGVAILFAAMFAHPGFGGPLPDALYVAITFALCATAYALFQVPFNALPAELTESATERTKLTSVRIGVLAVTILICGGGAPAITAGIEGVAGYRIMAVVIGLIVLVATLLVYFGLKDAPVGSLRPNTVNLKELVRTLAAWRPFRWLLGTYFIQALGIGTVLAAIPFFAQRILGNDAYGTILFVIFVGPALITMPLWPRLGDRVGKLNGFRLATAAFAIGLLGLVFAQEIPLVVSFVFVALCGVGYAGISVFPLAILPDLITAEEERTGETRAGIAAGVWTAGETLGLAFGGGLWALILAFGGYVSSTDATAAQPHSAIVAILVGASIVPGVLIALALPLLRRKVLEPRREPV is encoded by the coding sequence ATGGCGACGCTGTCCGGCCGGACGAGGTTCCGCTATTCGCTCGGCTCGTTCGTCACCGGGTCCTTCGGCACCGTCCCCGGCCTGGTGCTGGTCAAGTACCTGACCGACACGATGGCCGTGCCCGCCGGCTGGGCCGCCGCGATCGTGTTCGTGCCCAAGGCCTGGGACGTGCTGTTCAACCCGATCGCCGGGCGGATGTCCGACGCCGACCTGATCAAGACCGGCAGCCGGCGGCGCTTCCTGCTGATCGGCGGCATCGGCGTGGCGATCCTGTTCGCGGCGATGTTCGCCCACCCCGGGTTCGGCGGCCCGCTGCCGGACGCGCTGTACGTGGCGATCACGTTCGCCCTCTGCGCCACGGCGTACGCGCTGTTCCAGGTGCCGTTCAACGCGCTGCCCGCCGAGCTGACCGAGTCGGCGACCGAGCGGACGAAGCTCACCAGCGTCCGCATCGGGGTGCTGGCCGTGACGATCCTGATCTGCGGCGGCGGCGCCCCGGCGATCACCGCCGGGATCGAGGGGGTCGCCGGCTACCGGATCATGGCCGTGGTGATCGGGCTGATCGTGCTGGTCGCGACGCTGCTCGTGTACTTCGGGCTCAAGGACGCCCCGGTCGGCTCGCTGCGGCCGAACACGGTGAACCTGAAGGAGCTGGTGCGCACGCTCGCCGCCTGGCGGCCGTTCCGCTGGCTGCTCGGCACGTACTTCATCCAGGCACTGGGCATCGGCACGGTGCTCGCCGCGATCCCGTTCTTCGCCCAGCGCATCCTCGGGAACGACGCCTACGGCACGATCCTGTTCGTCATCTTCGTCGGCCCGGCGCTGATCACCATGCCGCTGTGGCCGCGGCTGGGCGACCGGGTCGGCAAGCTCAACGGCTTCCGCCTGGCCACCGCGGCCTTCGCGATCGGGCTGCTCGGCCTGGTCTTCGCCCAGGAGATCCCGCTGGTCGTCTCGTTCGTCTTCGTGGCGCTCTGCGGGGTCGGGTACGCCGGGATTTCGGTGTTCCCGCTGGCCATCCTGCCCGACCTGATCACCGCCGAAGAGGAGCGCACCGGCGAAACCCGCGCGGGGATCGCGGCGGGGGTGTGGACCGCGGGGGAGACCCTCGGGCTGGCCTTCGGCGGCGGTCTCTGGGCGCTGATCCTGGCGTTCGGCGGATACGTGTCCAGCACGGACGCCACCGCGGCGCAGCCGCACAGCGCGATCGTGGCGATCCTCGTCGGGGCGTCGATCGTCCCCGGCGTGCTGATCGCGCTGGCGCTGCCCCTGCTGCGGCGCAAGGTGCTGGAGCCGCGCCGTGAACCCGTCTGA